The nucleotide window GGACATATGGACCTGACTGCCGTCTGAGGGACATATGGACCCGCCTGCCGTCTGAGGGACTCACCTTCAGTTTTTTGCCTTTATACGGATTCTTCACGAACTCTGTGGCGTCGACGATGAGCTCCGTCATCGTTCTGTACTTACGGACCTGAAACGTACAACATGACCATGACATCATCACAACATGACCATGACATCATCACAACATGACCATAACATCGTGACCATGACATCATCACAACATGACCATGACATCATGACCATGACATCATGACCATGACATCATCACAACATGGCCATGACATCATCACATCATGACCATGATATCATAACCATGACATCATGACCATGACATCATCACAACATGGCCATGACATCATCACAACATGACCATGACACATCACAACATGACACATCACAACATGACATCTtcacaacacacaacatgacCATGACATCATCACAACTCCATTCATAACCAGTGATAGTGTGTATTATGGGATGGCTGTGGGGGTCTACCTACGTCAGAGGAGACTTTCTGCCATTTCTGGCGGCACATCTCGCCGGTGAAGCCGGCGAAGCCGACCTTGTCCCAGTCGAAGTGCGACTCGGTGGTTTTATACTTCATGGCGTCGGTGTCGGGCAGCAGAGTCCGGATCCTCTCCAGCAGCATCAGACAGTCCTCCTTCGTCCAatcatctacacacacacacacacacacacacacacacacacacacacacacacacacacacacacacacacacacacacacacacacacacacacacacacatatatatatgaaacTACGCACATGTACTCCAGTACAAGTGTTGAGGtccttgtactttacttgagtctttccTTTAAAGCCACTTTGTGCTTTCTTAT belongs to Etheostoma cragini isolate CJK2018 unplaced genomic scaffold, CSU_Ecrag_1.0 ScbMSFa_1764, whole genome shotgun sequence and includes:
- the LOC117940133 gene encoding nucleolar transcription factor 1-B-like, translated to MMNGSSSVSVAQSARIKSEPDDWTKEDCLMLLERIRTLLPDTDAMKYKTTESHFDWDKVGFAGFTGEMCRQKWQKVSSDVRKYRTMTELIVDATEFVKNPYKGKKLKVSPSDGRRVHMSLRRQSGPYVPQTAGGSICPSDGRRVHMSL